A stretch of the Uranotaenia lowii strain MFRU-FL chromosome 3, ASM2978415v1, whole genome shotgun sequence genome encodes the following:
- the LOC129754975 gene encoding lipid scramblase CLPTM1L isoform X2: MYIPSISVILCTIFMCYISHSVYTLVKLFTTPVCSQKPCFHSYLANNPKLQLLFFMSTTSNPIGSEVKKIETIRSFEYNNEFTRIFDVDIPAKTRRNGSLFMHVVLAANNDNLEWNSIKRDGPTVIQKLLLTEYELPRASTFRLLGESDNEADSVDNRFSSKPVTHIRTKLYLNILTELFEMSAADVPPELARFVRINYKDQFLPIIHVDFLKTRQQDLVQVTSKMSNISIEFNYAPIGVGKLKLLAHVELALQALQKMGFTKKDLNEVKGIFSDTNLYLLCGTVFVGSIHMLFDFLAFKNDILFWKRRKNYVGLSARSVLWCTFSQIVIFVYLLDEDTSLLVLIPAGIGTFIELWKTMKIFRLTVSWNGIRKQPISEQKKALIMAEDETRIFDRQAMKYLSYILYPLCVLSAIYSLIYQSYKSWYSWTINSLVNGVYAFGFLFMLPQLFINYKLKSVATLPWRALMYKAFNTFIDDIFAFIITMPTSHRIACFRDDVVFIIYVYQRWLYPVDKTRIDDGSTISEIEETSPEKPKTE, translated from the exons atgtacatTCCAtccatttctgtgattttatgcACAATATTTATGTGTTATATCTCGCATTCCGTTTATACGTTAGTGAAACTATTCACTACTCCAGTTTGTAGCCAGAAGCCATGTTTTCACTCATATTTAGCCAACAATCCGAAATTGCAACTGTTATTTTTCATGTCGACTACGAGTAATCCGATAGGGTcggaagtgaaaaaaattgaaaccataAGATCCTTTGAATATAATAATGAATTCACTAG GATCTTCGATGTTGATATTCCAGCAAAAACTCGGCGAAACGGTTCTTTATTCATGCACGTCGTGTTAGCCGCCAACAATGATAATCTGGAATGGAATTCTATCAAGAGAGATGGGCCAACTGTcatccaaaaattattgctaaCCGAGTACGAATTACCCCGAGCGTCGACATTCCGGCTTCTAGGTGAATCG GACAATGAAGCTGATTCTGTTGATAACAGATTCTCTTCGAAACCGGTTACTCACATACGCACAAAACTCTATCTTAATATTTTAACTGAGCTATTTGAGATGTCTGCAGCAGATGTCCCACCCGAACTTGCACGTTTTGTACGGATCAATTATAAGGATCAGTTCCTGCCCATCATACACGTCGACTTTCTAAAGACTCGGCAACAAGATCTTGTTCAAGTGACTTCAAAAATGTCCAATATTTCAATAGAGTTTAATTATGCACCGATTGGAGTTGGAAAACTTAAACTTTTAGCCCATGTAGAACTAGCCCTACAAGCGCTTCAAAAAATGGGTTTCACTAAAAAGGATCTTAACGAGGTAAAAGGCATATTCTCGGATACCAATCTTTATTTGTTGTGCGGTACTGTATTCGTCGGAAGTATACAC ATGCTTTTCGATTTCCTGGCattcaaaaatgatatattGTTTTGGAAAAGGCGCAAAAACTATGTAGGCTTGTCAGCAAGATCCGTTCTCTGGTGCACATTTAgtcaaattgttatttttgtatactTGCTTGACGAAGACACTTCCTTGCTGGTACTTATTCCCGCTGGGATAGGTACTTTTATAGAACTAtggaaaacaatgaaaatatttaGATTAACTGTTTCCTGGAATGGAATAAGGAAGCAACCTATATCTGAGCAAAAGAAAGCACTTATTATGGCAGAAGATGAGACTCGGATATTCGACAGACAAGCGATGAAGTATCTAAGCTATATTTTGTATCCGCTATGTGTATTAAGTGCAATCTATTCATTAATCTATCAGTCGTATAAAAG ctgGTATTCTTGGACAATAAACTCACTGGTTAATGGAGTTTATGCCTTTGGATTTCTTTTTATGCTGCCTCAGCTGTTTATCAATTACAAATTGAAATCAGTTGCAACTTTGCCATGGAGAGCGTTGATGTACAAGGCTTTCAACACATTTATTGATGACATTTTTGCTTTCATTATCACTATGCCGACATCACATCGTATTGCATGTTTCAGAGACGATGTAGTATTCATCATATATGTGTATCAACGATG GTTGTATCCAGTAGATAAAACACGAATTGATGACGGGTCAACAATTTCTGAAATTGAAGAGACGTCACCAGAAAAGCCTAAAACTGAATAA
- the LOC129754975 gene encoding lipid scramblase CLPTM1L isoform X1 produces the protein MYIPSISVILCTIFMCYISHSVYTLVKLFTTPVCSQKPCFHSYLANNPKLQLLFFMSTTSNPIGSEVKKIETIRSFEYNNEFTRIFDVDIPAKTRRNGSLFMHVVLAANNDNLEWNSIKRDGPTVIQKLLLTEYELPRASTFRLLGESVNEYRIQNDYVCCLIICSLKDNEADSVDNRFSSKPVTHIRTKLYLNILTELFEMSAADVPPELARFVRINYKDQFLPIIHVDFLKTRQQDLVQVTSKMSNISIEFNYAPIGVGKLKLLAHVELALQALQKMGFTKKDLNEVKGIFSDTNLYLLCGTVFVGSIHMLFDFLAFKNDILFWKRRKNYVGLSARSVLWCTFSQIVIFVYLLDEDTSLLVLIPAGIGTFIELWKTMKIFRLTVSWNGIRKQPISEQKKALIMAEDETRIFDRQAMKYLSYILYPLCVLSAIYSLIYQSYKSWYSWTINSLVNGVYAFGFLFMLPQLFINYKLKSVATLPWRALMYKAFNTFIDDIFAFIITMPTSHRIACFRDDVVFIIYVYQRWLYPVDKTRIDDGSTISEIEETSPEKPKTE, from the exons atgtacatTCCAtccatttctgtgattttatgcACAATATTTATGTGTTATATCTCGCATTCCGTTTATACGTTAGTGAAACTATTCACTACTCCAGTTTGTAGCCAGAAGCCATGTTTTCACTCATATTTAGCCAACAATCCGAAATTGCAACTGTTATTTTTCATGTCGACTACGAGTAATCCGATAGGGTcggaagtgaaaaaaattgaaaccataAGATCCTTTGAATATAATAATGAATTCACTAG GATCTTCGATGTTGATATTCCAGCAAAAACTCGGCGAAACGGTTCTTTATTCATGCACGTCGTGTTAGCCGCCAACAATGATAATCTGGAATGGAATTCTATCAAGAGAGATGGGCCAACTGTcatccaaaaattattgctaaCCGAGTACGAATTACCCCGAGCGTCGACATTCCGGCTTCTAGGTGAATCGGTAAATGAATATAGAATACAAAATGATTATGTATGTTGTCTAATAATTTGCTCTTTGAAGGACAATGAAGCTGATTCTGTTGATAACAGATTCTCTTCGAAACCGGTTACTCACATACGCACAAAACTCTATCTTAATATTTTAACTGAGCTATTTGAGATGTCTGCAGCAGATGTCCCACCCGAACTTGCACGTTTTGTACGGATCAATTATAAGGATCAGTTCCTGCCCATCATACACGTCGACTTTCTAAAGACTCGGCAACAAGATCTTGTTCAAGTGACTTCAAAAATGTCCAATATTTCAATAGAGTTTAATTATGCACCGATTGGAGTTGGAAAACTTAAACTTTTAGCCCATGTAGAACTAGCCCTACAAGCGCTTCAAAAAATGGGTTTCACTAAAAAGGATCTTAACGAGGTAAAAGGCATATTCTCGGATACCAATCTTTATTTGTTGTGCGGTACTGTATTCGTCGGAAGTATACAC ATGCTTTTCGATTTCCTGGCattcaaaaatgatatattGTTTTGGAAAAGGCGCAAAAACTATGTAGGCTTGTCAGCAAGATCCGTTCTCTGGTGCACATTTAgtcaaattgttatttttgtatactTGCTTGACGAAGACACTTCCTTGCTGGTACTTATTCCCGCTGGGATAGGTACTTTTATAGAACTAtggaaaacaatgaaaatatttaGATTAACTGTTTCCTGGAATGGAATAAGGAAGCAACCTATATCTGAGCAAAAGAAAGCACTTATTATGGCAGAAGATGAGACTCGGATATTCGACAGACAAGCGATGAAGTATCTAAGCTATATTTTGTATCCGCTATGTGTATTAAGTGCAATCTATTCATTAATCTATCAGTCGTATAAAAG ctgGTATTCTTGGACAATAAACTCACTGGTTAATGGAGTTTATGCCTTTGGATTTCTTTTTATGCTGCCTCAGCTGTTTATCAATTACAAATTGAAATCAGTTGCAACTTTGCCATGGAGAGCGTTGATGTACAAGGCTTTCAACACATTTATTGATGACATTTTTGCTTTCATTATCACTATGCCGACATCACATCGTATTGCATGTTTCAGAGACGATGTAGTATTCATCATATATGTGTATCAACGATG GTTGTATCCAGTAGATAAAACACGAATTGATGACGGGTCAACAATTTCTGAAATTGAAGAGACGTCACCAGAAAAGCCTAAAACTGAATAA
- the LOC129752906 gene encoding uncharacterized protein K02A2.6-like has product MVADIKMLHYFDNTLRTRVVADASPVGLGAVLLQFVDNRLDSNPHIISYASKSLSETEKRYCQTEKEALALVWAVERFSVYLLGRTFELETDHKPLETIFKPNSRPCARIERWLLRLQSFSFKVVYRKGCNNIADSLSRLSQNDCTTDFDRDSPFLILAIKESAAIDTSELDKASREDQELQAVKTCLISNNWNNPLAKPYEIFKTEIGFTGDTLIRRSKLIVPKALRIRMLDLAHEGHPGESVMKRRLRDRVWWPGMDREIEKHVSSCEGCRLVSCPNRPEPMGRRPLPAGPWIDVALDFMGPLPSGEYLLVIID; this is encoded by the coding sequence ATGGTTGcggatataaaaatgttgcactATTTCGACAACACTTTGCGGACCCGGGTGGTTGCTGATGCCTCGCCTGTAGGACTGGGCGCcgttcttctacaatttgtagATAACCGGCTTGATTCTAATCCACACATTATCAGTTATGCGAGTAAAAGTCTCAGCGAAACCGAGAAACGCTACTGCCAGACCGAAAAAGAGGCACTGGCACTAGTTTGGGCAGTGGAACGTTTCTCAGTTTACCTTCTCGGGCGCACCTTCGAACTGGAAACTGACCACAAGCCCCTAGAAACAATCTTTAAACCAAATTCACGACCGTGTGCCAGAATTGAACGGTGGTTACTGAGGTTGCAATCCTTTTCGTTCAAAGTTGTGTACCGTAAGGGCTGCAACAACATAGCAGATTCACTTTCGAGATTGTCTCAGAACGATTGTACCACAGATTTCGACAGAGACAGCCCTTTTCTAATTCTTGCGATTAAAGAGTCAGCGGCGATCGATACAAGTGAACTTGATAAAGCTTCGCGAGAGGATCAAGAACTACAGGCTGTGAAAACATGCCTCATAAGTAACAATTGGAATAATCCTTTGGCAAAGCcatacgaaattttcaaaaccgaaATAGGTTTCACCGGAGATACATTAATTCGCAGAAGTAAATTAATTGTTCCAAAAGCTCTTCGAATTAGAATGCTAGACCTTGCTCACGAAGGCCATCCAGGGGAGAGCGTAATGAAACGCAGATTACGCGACCGGGTTTGGTGGCCCGGGATGGATCGTGAAATCGAGAAACATGTATCCTCGTGTGAAGGTTGTAGACTAGTGAGCTGCCCAAACAGACCCGAACCCATGGGGAGAAGGCCTCTTCCAGCCGGTCCTTGGATCGACGTTGCGTTAGACTTCATGGGTCCACTGCCTAGTGGCGAATATTTGTTAGTTATCATagactaa
- the LOC129752907 gene encoding uncharacterized protein K02A2.6-like, whose translation MANMCNFGNSLQESREISVIDKLIQTAAPDLREKILQQENLNIDIITKLINAHEAVKFQSQQFTAASTNQSSELVVNRIQGLSRNVYRPNFRNEYENTPRGTLGTSFRNSYRDDLIACGKCGYKDQRHPDRRCPALDRNCLKCGKQGHFLMFCPDRYRSRKRQVPHQGNNFRNNRFKRPAINAVDTEEHDESGNFLNYISNSKAGEELLWVTIGGVMVQVLIDSGCQYNIIDDTTWNKMLAEGVKHEEQHNKDKTFRVYGKHFRPLVTRTVFEAVISIGDDARRIQKTATFYVINEGSQPLLGRATAKELGVLVLGLPSSREMFDVCQLTCSKQVFPKIRGIQLRISIDPSVTPVCQSVRRPPLALLTKIEEKLHALLASDIIEPVQEYSPWVSPLVTILKDNGDLRLCVDMRRANMAIKREAHPMPTFDDFLPRLKKARVFSRLDIKESFYQMELHKDSRHITTFITHLGIFRFKRLMFGISCAPEMFQKGLEQILVTCNNTINFIDDILIFGENLSEHDKELNKTLATLRTAGVLLNHEKCVFRVPEVTFLGHRLSGKGVQPTDDKITALKNFRAPQTSEEVRSFLGLVTYVGRFLPNLATRTAPLRALT comes from the exons ATGGCTAATATGTGTAATTTTGGAAACAGTTTGCAAGAGAGTAGAGAAATTAGCGTAATCGACAAACTGATCCAAACCGCAGCCCCAGATTTACGCGAGAAGATACTGCAGcaggaaaatttgaatattgacATAATAACAAAACTTATAAATGCTCACGAGGCAgtaaaattccaatctcaacaATTCACCGCGGCGTCCACCAACCAATCGAGTGAATTAGTGGTAAACAGGATCCAAGGTTTGTCGCGAAACGTATATCGACCAAATTTTCGAAATGAGTATGAAAACACACCTCGCGGCACGCTTGGCACCTCGTTTCGTAACTCTTACCGAGATGATTTAATCGCTTGTGGTAAATGTGGCTACAAAGATCAGCGACACCCGGATCGCAGGTGCCCAGCTTTAGATAGGAATTGCCTTAAGTGTGGCAAACAAGGACATTTCTTAATGTTCTGTCCTGACAGATATAGGTCACGGAAGCGCCAGGTGCCACACCAGGGTAACAATTTTCGAAACAATAGATTCAAGCGTCCAGCAATTAATGCTGTTGATACCGAAGAGCACGATGAATCAG GTAATTTTCTGAACTATATTTCTAATAGTAAAGCTGGAGAGGAACTTCTATGGGTAACGATCGGTGGAGTGATGGTGCAAGTACTAATTGATTCTGGTTGCCAATACAATATCATTGACGATACAACTTGGAATAAAATGCTAGCAGAAGGAGTTAAACATGAAGAGCAACACAACAAAGACAAAACATTCAGAGTTTATGGCAAACATTTCCGACCACTTGTTACCCGAACCGTTTTTGAGGCTGTCATATCAATTGGAGACGACGCGAGACGAATTCAAAAAACAGCAACATTTTATGTTATAAACGAAGGATCCCAACCACTTCTTGGTCGCGCCACTGCCAAAGAGCTAGGAGTTTTAGTGTTAGGGTTGCCCAGTTCACGAGAAATGTTTGATGTCTGTCAGCTAACTTGTAGTAAACAAGTATTCCCGAAAATAAGAGGTATCCAACTAAGAATTTCCATCGATCCATCAGTAACTCCAGTTTGTCAAAGCGTTCGACGACCACCACTAGCTTTGTTgactaaaattgaagaaaagctACATGCGTTGCTAGCATCCGATATTATAGAACCTGTGCAGGAATACAGTCCATGGGTATCTCCGCTAGTTACTATCCTCAAAGATAATGGAGATCTCCGCCTATGCGTTGACATGCGCAGAGCAAACATGGCCATCAAGCGAGAAGCGCATCCTATGCCAACGTTCGATGATTTTCTTCCACGGCTTAAGAAGGCTCGTGTCTTTAGTCGGTTGGATATCAAAGAATCATTTTATCAAATGGAATTACACAAAGATTCGCGTCATATCACAACTTTTATTACGCATTTGGGCATTTTTCGGTTTAAAAGGTTAATGTTCGGCATTTCGTGCGCACCGGAAATGTTCCAAAAAGGTTTGGAGCAGATTTTAGTAACTTGCAACAATACGATAAACTTTATAGATGATATCCTTATTTTCGGGGAAAATTTATCAGAACACGACAAGGAACTTAATAAAACGCTAGCAACGTTGAGAACAGCAGGAGTTCTACTGAACCACGAAAAGTGTGTATTCCGAGTTCCAGAGGTAACATTCCTGGGCCATCGATTGTCGGGTAAAGGAGTGCAACCAACTGACGACAAAATCACAGCTCTGAAAAACTTTAGAGCTCCGCAGACCTCGGAGGAGGTGAGAAGCTTCCTAGGCCTTGTGACGTATGTGGGTCGTTTTCTTCCGAATTTGGCAACAAGAACTGCACCACTACGTGCGCTTACATGA